The Syngnathus typhle isolate RoL2023-S1 ecotype Sweden linkage group LG6, RoL_Styp_1.0, whole genome shotgun sequence genome has a window encoding:
- the tlcd2 gene encoding TLC domain-containing protein 2, with amino-acid sequence MELSSTLLTIGGSYGFFRSINTGVARLPVPEAARRNALKWNNISTSFVHSLVTAIWAVLCFFVQPEMAEDLIETHSVFSHALVSFSIGYFIYDLFDMVRYQKLSQFWELALHHIVVITCFGLSVMTYRYIGFAVVALLVEVNSVFLHLRQILRMANHAASTVYRVNSMINLGTYVVFRINTLAWMTRWLVLNRDKVPLMAYTLGSVGMAIMTVMNIILFYRLLRSDFLQSSTREAKKDKET; translated from the exons ATGGAGCTGAGCTCGACGCTTCTCACCATCGGGGGATCCTACGGGTTCTTTCGCTCTATCAACACCGGAGTCGCCCGACTACCTGTGCCGGAAGCTGCCCGCAGAAATGCGCTTAAATGGAACAATATTTCCACGTCCTTCGTGCACAGCCTCGTCACCGCCATATGGGCAGTGCTTTG CTTTTTTGTGCAACCAGAGATGGCTGAAGATTTGATAGAAACACACTCCGTGTTTTCTCACGCACTGGTGTCTTTTTCAATTG GTTACTTCATCTATGACCTCTTCGACATGGTGAGATACCAGAAGTTAAGTCAGTTCTGGGAGCTCGCCTTGCATCATATCGTT GTGATCACTTGTTTCGGCCTATCTGTGATGACGTACCGCTACATTGGTTTTGCTGTGGTGGCTCTGTTGGTTGAGGTCAACTCGGTGTTCCTCCATCTCAGGCAGATCCTGCGCATGGCCAACCATGCCGCCAGCACCGTCTACCGGGTCAACAGCATGATCAACCTGGGCACCTACGTGGTGTTCCGCATCAACACCCTGGCCTGGATGACCCGCTGGCTGGTGCTTAACAGAGACAAAGTGCCCCTTATGGCTTACACGTTGGGGAGTGTGGGCATGGCCATTATGACGGTCATGAACATCATTCTGTTTTACCGCCTGCTCAGGAGTGACTTCCTACAGAGCAGCACTCGGGAAGCCAAGAAAGACAAGGAAACATAG
- the ccdc92ba gene encoding coiled-coil domain-containing 92B — protein sequence MAEDSKVARQLESVERSVVFLRQEHLTLLHGLHMEILALQRRCTELTNDLKVKPLGRSQIEIQEEEELLEIRCRDVEDRVCEQECTIGEIRQELSHKGALVGALRANLKEKERHFLEELKRRSHCSTILNTELQKQTEAAAYLSFQLHAAKQKLHHQRLQQRHALLTRASGQGTQHSTEHISPQQLLPGASNSSPVVKPKRKSTRASSRMERARECVPMEKVTGPAEPAAMPDPALFLHPWRLQVRSKQMLTQRPPLLGVELGDEEEVAQKGVVVPEKDVLLSATAAPPAAEAQAD from the exons ATGGCTGAAGATAGCAAAGTGGCCCGGCAGTTGGAGAGCGTGGAGAGGAGCGTGGTGTTCCTCAGACAGGAGCACCTCACTTTGCTCCACGGGCTTCACATGGAGATTCTTGCCCTGCAGAGACGATGCACGG AGTTAACCAATGATCTGAAAGTGAAACCTCTGGGTCGAAGCCAAATAG aaatacaagaggaagaggaactgTTGGAGATTCGCTGCAGGGATGTAGAAGACCGTGTGTGTGAGCAGGAATGCACCATAGGAGAAATTCGTCAAGAGCTGAGTCACAAAGGCGCGTTGGTGGGAGCCCTTCGAGCTAATCTGAAAGAAAAAGAGCGCCACTTCCTGGAGGAGCTCAAACGACGCAGCCACTGCTCCACCATCTTGAACACGGAGCTGCAGAAACAGACAGAGGCGGCGGCGTACCTTTCCTTCCAGCTGCACGCTGCCAAGCAGAAGCTGCATCACCAGCGACTGCAGCAGAGGCATGCGCTCCTGACCAGAGCATCCGGTCAGGGTACTCAGCACAGCACCGAACACATCTCCCCCCAGCAATTGCTCCCGGGAGCCTCCAACTCCTCTCCTGTGGTCAAACCCAAGCGCAAGAGCACAAGAGCTTCCTCACGAATGGAGCGCGCCCGGGAATGTGTGCCCATGGAGAAAGTGACGGGCCCCGCGGAGCCCGCAGCCATGCCGGACCCCGCCCTCTTTCTTCATCCCTGGAGGCTCCAAGTGCGCTCCAAGCAAATGCTAACACAGAGACCTCCTCTGCTTGGCGTGGAACTGGGGGATGAGGAGGAAGTAGCTCAAAAAGGGGTAGTGGTGCCTGAAAAAGATGTACTGCTGTCTGCAACCGCAGCGCCCCCTGCTGCTGAGGCACAGGCAGATTAG
- the aifm4 gene encoding apoptosis inducing factor mitochondria associated 4 isoform X2, with the protein MNPNKEQEDLEAVTGLVCQEADLTDGQMKVVSVADQKVLLVRTEGQYSAVGSQCSHYNAPLVKGALVGNRVRCPFHGACFNIKTGDIEEYPGLDSLPCHKVTVQDGKVYVSVKKNTLKQSKRVKEMCSVNPDIKHTILLIGGGPAALVCAETLRQNCYQGRIVMALNENSSSIVLRSNEFFQQYGIEVRTEQEAVSVNTQDKAVKMKDGSLLRYDQLLISTGCRARPLSCPGSDLTGVKLLQRYEDAKDIHAACLGRKAVVVGASFIGMEVAAYLAKKASSVAIVGTTKYPYERSLGSQIGHMTMQMLEEHNVKFYMNDAVAEIRGENGLVKEVMLKSGTVLEADVVITGIGVIPNSDFLAGSEVEIDSRKAVVVDKFMRTNVADVFSAGDITSFPLTIRGDQRVNVGHWQMSQAQGRVAALNILNIPTKIESVPFFWTVLLGKSIRYTGYGEGYTEIVFKGKVEERKFLAFYIKDDAVVAAASLMFDPAVARLAELMAAGQRFTKAQTQAEDLSWLQM; encoded by the exons ATGAATcctaacaaagaacaagaagacTTGGAGGCGGTGACCGGACTGGTCTGTCAGGAGGCTGACCTCACAGATGGCCA GATGAAAGTAGTCTCTGTGGCAGACCAGAAAGTGTTGCTTGTCCGCACCGAGGGTCAGTACAGTGCAGTCGGAAGTCAGTGTTCTCATTATAATGCTCCTCTGGTAAaag GAGCACTGGTTGGAAACAGAGTGAGATGTCCTTTCCATGGTGCTTGTTTCAATATTAAAACTGGTGATATTGAAGAGTATCCAGGCCTGGACTCTTTGCCTTGCCATAAG GTGACCGTTCAAGATGGAAAGGTGTATGTTTCCGTCAAGAAAAAT ACTCTGAAGCAGTCCAAACGTGTGAAGGAGATGTGCAGCGTTAACCCGGACATCAAACATACCATCCTGCTCATAGGAGGGG GTCCTGCAGCCTTGGTGTGTGCGGAGACTCTCCGTCAGAACTGCTACCAGGGCCGAATCGTCATG GCCTTGAATGAAAACAGCAGCAGCATTGTCCTCCGCTCGAATGAATTTTTCCAACAATATGGAATAGAAGTACGGACGGAGCAAGAG GCGGTGAGTGTAAACACGCAAGATAAAGCAGTAAAGATGAAGGATGGCTCGTTGCTTCGTTACGACCAGCTTCTTATCTCAACAGGCTGCAG AGCGAGGCCACTAAGTTGTCCTGGTAGTGATCTGACTGGAGTGAAGTTACTGCAGAGGTATGAAGACGCCAAAGACATTCATGCTGCCTGTCTTGGTCGCAAGGCTGTTGTCGTTGGAGCCTCCTTCATAG GTATGGAGGTGGCGGCCTATCTAGCCAAAAAAGCATCCAGTGTGGCCATTGTTGGAACCACCAAATACCCCTATGAACGCTCTCTGGGGTCCCAGATTGGCCACATGACCATGCAA ATGCTGGAGGAACATAATGTGAAGTTCTACATGAATGACGCCGTCGCAGAGATCAGAGGAGAGAACGGCTTG GTGAAAGAGGTCATGCTGAAGAGTGGTACAGTTCTGGAGGCTGATGTGGTGATTACAGGAATAg GTGTGATCCCCAATTCCGACTTCTTAGCAGGAAGTGAAGTTGAAATAGATTCCAGGAAAGCAGTTGTGGTAGACAAG TTCATGAGGACCAATGTAGCAGATGTTTTCAGTGCGGGTGACATCACTTCTTTCCCTTTGACCATTCGAGGTGATCAACGGGTCAATGTGGGTCACTGGCAAATGTCACAAGCTCAAG GAAGAGTTGCTGCCCTCAATATCTTAAATATACCCACCAAAATTGAGTCGGTTCCTTTCTTCTGGACTGTGTTGCTTGGAAAGAGTATCCGATACAcag GTTATGGGGAGGGCTACACTGAAATTGTATTCAAAGGCAAAGTGGAGGAACGAAAGTTCCTGGCATTTTATATTAA AGATGatgcggtggtggcggcggccagTCTCATGTTTGATCCCGCTGTGGCTCGGCTGGCAGAACTGATGGCAGCAGGCCAGCGCTTTACAAAAGCACAGACTCA AGCCGAAGACCTGAGCTGGCTGCAGATGTAA
- the aifm4 gene encoding apoptosis inducing factor mitochondria associated 4 isoform X1, which translates to MNPNKEQEDLEAVTGLVCQEADLTDGQMKVVSVADQKVLLVRTEGQYSAVGSQCSHYNAPLVKGALVGNRVRCPFHGACFNIKTGDIEEYPGLDSLPCHKVTVQDGKVYVSVKKNTLKQSKRVKEMCSVNPDIKHTILLIGGGPAALVCAETLRQNCYQGRIVMVTKDSLPPYDKPKMSKALNENSSSIVLRSNEFFQQYGIEVRTEQEAVSVNTQDKAVKMKDGSLLRYDQLLISTGCRARPLSCPGSDLTGVKLLQRYEDAKDIHAACLGRKAVVVGASFIGMEVAAYLAKKASSVAIVGTTKYPYERSLGSQIGHMTMQMLEEHNVKFYMNDAVAEIRGENGLVKEVMLKSGTVLEADVVITGIGVIPNSDFLAGSEVEIDSRKAVVVDKFMRTNVADVFSAGDITSFPLTIRGDQRVNVGHWQMSQAQGRVAALNILNIPTKIESVPFFWTVLLGKSIRYTGYGEGYTEIVFKGKVEERKFLAFYIKDDAVVAAASLMFDPAVARLAELMAAGQRFTKAQTQAEDLSWLQM; encoded by the exons ATGAATcctaacaaagaacaagaagacTTGGAGGCGGTGACCGGACTGGTCTGTCAGGAGGCTGACCTCACAGATGGCCA GATGAAAGTAGTCTCTGTGGCAGACCAGAAAGTGTTGCTTGTCCGCACCGAGGGTCAGTACAGTGCAGTCGGAAGTCAGTGTTCTCATTATAATGCTCCTCTGGTAAaag GAGCACTGGTTGGAAACAGAGTGAGATGTCCTTTCCATGGTGCTTGTTTCAATATTAAAACTGGTGATATTGAAGAGTATCCAGGCCTGGACTCTTTGCCTTGCCATAAG GTGACCGTTCAAGATGGAAAGGTGTATGTTTCCGTCAAGAAAAAT ACTCTGAAGCAGTCCAAACGTGTGAAGGAGATGTGCAGCGTTAACCCGGACATCAAACATACCATCCTGCTCATAGGAGGGG GTCCTGCAGCCTTGGTGTGTGCGGAGACTCTCCGTCAGAACTGCTACCAGGGCCGAATCGTCATGGTAACCAAAGATTCTTTGCCTCCTTATGACAAACCCAAGATGAGTAAG GCCTTGAATGAAAACAGCAGCAGCATTGTCCTCCGCTCGAATGAATTTTTCCAACAATATGGAATAGAAGTACGGACGGAGCAAGAG GCGGTGAGTGTAAACACGCAAGATAAAGCAGTAAAGATGAAGGATGGCTCGTTGCTTCGTTACGACCAGCTTCTTATCTCAACAGGCTGCAG AGCGAGGCCACTAAGTTGTCCTGGTAGTGATCTGACTGGAGTGAAGTTACTGCAGAGGTATGAAGACGCCAAAGACATTCATGCTGCCTGTCTTGGTCGCAAGGCTGTTGTCGTTGGAGCCTCCTTCATAG GTATGGAGGTGGCGGCCTATCTAGCCAAAAAAGCATCCAGTGTGGCCATTGTTGGAACCACCAAATACCCCTATGAACGCTCTCTGGGGTCCCAGATTGGCCACATGACCATGCAA ATGCTGGAGGAACATAATGTGAAGTTCTACATGAATGACGCCGTCGCAGAGATCAGAGGAGAGAACGGCTTG GTGAAAGAGGTCATGCTGAAGAGTGGTACAGTTCTGGAGGCTGATGTGGTGATTACAGGAATAg GTGTGATCCCCAATTCCGACTTCTTAGCAGGAAGTGAAGTTGAAATAGATTCCAGGAAAGCAGTTGTGGTAGACAAG TTCATGAGGACCAATGTAGCAGATGTTTTCAGTGCGGGTGACATCACTTCTTTCCCTTTGACCATTCGAGGTGATCAACGGGTCAATGTGGGTCACTGGCAAATGTCACAAGCTCAAG GAAGAGTTGCTGCCCTCAATATCTTAAATATACCCACCAAAATTGAGTCGGTTCCTTTCTTCTGGACTGTGTTGCTTGGAAAGAGTATCCGATACAcag GTTATGGGGAGGGCTACACTGAAATTGTATTCAAAGGCAAAGTGGAGGAACGAAAGTTCCTGGCATTTTATATTAA AGATGatgcggtggtggcggcggccagTCTCATGTTTGATCCCGCTGTGGCTCGGCTGGCAGAACTGATGGCAGCAGGCCAGCGCTTTACAAAAGCACAGACTCA AGCCGAAGACCTGAGCTGGCTGCAGATGTAA